In one Bacillus sp. Marseille-P3661 genomic region, the following are encoded:
- a CDS encoding DegV family protein, which produces MSVKIIADSASDLPLDVVSSLNIDLLPLVVQIDGQQYYDLETIEPKELYDHMRNGKAPKTAQVPPARFEETFTKYAEENQTCIYIAFSSELSGTYQTATLIRDDVLSKFPQFDLTIVDSKAASLGLGLIVKKAAELAQEGKTKEEILHTIEFYCNHIEHLFTVDSLEYLYRGGRVSKTSAFVGGLLNIKPILNVDDGKLVPLEKMKGRKKVLKRIIDIMKERGDQLNVQCIGISHGDDLETAQFMQQLLRDELGCEDFLIHTVGCTIGAHAGPGTIAIFFLNQVQN; this is translated from the coding sequence ATGAGTGTAAAAATAATTGCTGATAGTGCCAGTGATTTACCGCTTGATGTAGTTTCATCATTAAATATAGATCTTCTGCCCTTAGTTGTCCAAATAGATGGACAGCAATATTATGATTTAGAAACAATTGAACCAAAAGAACTATATGATCACATGCGAAATGGTAAAGCTCCTAAAACAGCTCAAGTTCCACCAGCTAGGTTTGAAGAAACATTCACAAAATATGCGGAGGAAAATCAAACTTGCATCTATATTGCCTTTTCATCGGAGTTATCTGGAACCTACCAAACAGCTACGCTTATTCGCGATGATGTACTTTCTAAATTCCCTCAATTTGATCTTACAATCGTTGACTCAAAGGCTGCATCGCTTGGTCTAGGATTAATTGTAAAAAAAGCAGCCGAACTTGCACAAGAAGGAAAAACGAAAGAAGAAATTTTGCATACCATTGAATTTTATTGCAATCATATCGAGCATCTTTTTACTGTTGATTCATTAGAATATTTGTATCGCGGTGGACGCGTTAGCAAAACATCTGCCTTTGTTGGTGGTTTATTGAACATCAAACCTATACTTAATGTCGATGATGGTAAGCTAGTCCCTCTTGAAAAAATGAAAGGTCGAAAAAAAGTATTAAAGCGAATTATAGATATTATGAAAGAACGCGGTGATCAACTAAACGTTCAATGCATCGGGATTTCACACGGTGACGATCTCGAAACAGCCCAGTTCATGCAGCAGCTTTTGCGAGATGAATTAGGCTGTGAGGACTTTCTGATTCATACTGTCGGTTGCACCATCGGTGCACATGCAGGGCCTGGAACAATCGCCATTTTCTTTTTAAATCAAGTTCAGAACTAA
- a CDS encoding DUF3941 domain-containing protein: protein MQPWNSIEKDNDKKPKDNNAKRAKKNDMREENRQAGKRQFSKETDHL from the coding sequence ATGCAACCATGGAATTCTATAGAGAAAGATAATGATAAAAAGCCAAAGGACAATAATGCTAAACGCGCAAAGAAAAATGATATGCGTGAAGAGAATCGTCAGGCAGGTAAACGACAGTTTTCAAAAGAAACAGACCATCTCTAA
- a CDS encoding CvfB family protein, with protein MNKKVGIMMSKLTPGTITTLKVSHDAPFGYFLTDGENEILLHRNEMAVEELSAEDNVEVFLYQDRQGRLAATMSIPTITIQSFDWAKVVEVKSGFGVFVDIGIHKSMLLSKDDLPPLERVWPQVGDELYCTLEIGKNGRLFVKLAKEDDFWQIANEATPEMFNKNVSGRIYRTLYVGSFLFTEDGYLGFIHESERKEEPRIGENVSGRVIDVKTDGTINVSLLKRGHEALGDDAEKIVDYMESRNGAMPYWDKSLPEDIEARFNMSKGAFKRALGRLMREGKVYQEEGWTYFKKGE; from the coding sequence ATGAATAAGAAAGTAGGAATAATGATGTCTAAATTAACTCCAGGAACAATTACAACTTTAAAGGTTTCTCATGATGCTCCGTTTGGTTATTTTTTAACAGATGGAGAAAATGAAATTTTATTACATCGCAACGAAATGGCTGTTGAAGAGCTAAGTGCTGAAGACAATGTTGAGGTGTTTTTATATCAAGATCGTCAAGGACGATTAGCAGCAACTATGTCAATTCCAACAATCACAATACAATCGTTCGATTGGGCAAAGGTTGTTGAGGTTAAATCAGGATTTGGTGTGTTTGTAGATATTGGCATCCATAAATCCATGCTTTTATCAAAAGATGATCTGCCACCGCTTGAGCGTGTTTGGCCTCAAGTAGGTGACGAGCTATATTGTACTTTAGAGATTGGGAAAAATGGACGCTTATTTGTAAAACTCGCAAAAGAAGATGATTTTTGGCAAATTGCTAACGAGGCTACACCTGAAATGTTTAATAAAAATGTAAGTGGCAGAATTTATCGTACACTTTATGTTGGTTCGTTTTTATTTACAGAGGACGGTTACCTTGGTTTTATACATGAAAGTGAACGAAAAGAGGAACCAAGAATTGGTGAAAATGTATCAGGCCGCGTGATTGATGTGAAAACAGATGGCACCATTAATGTTTCCTTATTAAAACGTGGGCATGAGGCACTCGGTGATGATGCCGAGAAAATAGTGGATTATATGGAATCAAGAAATGGTGCAATGCCATATTGGGATAAGAGTCTGCCGGAAGATATCGAAGCAAGATTTAACATGAGTAAAGGTGCCTTTAAGCGCGCGTTAGGAAGACTCATGAGGGAAGGAAAGGTATATCAAGAAGAGGGTTGGACTTACTTTAAAAAGGGTGAATAA
- a CDS encoding YajQ family cyclic di-GMP-binding protein — protein sequence MSKESSFDIVSKVDTQEVTNAITMAMKEIQTRYDFKGSKSDVSLEKEEIVLISDDEFKLDQLKDVLISKLIKRNVPTKNLDYGKIEPASGGTVRQRAKLVQGIDKDNAKKINNIIKDLKIKVKSQIQDDQIRVSGKSRDDLQQVIAAIKQADLPIDIQFINYR from the coding sequence ATGTCAAAAGAAAGTTCATTTGATATTGTATCCAAAGTAGATACGCAAGAAGTAACAAACGCAATTACCATGGCTATGAAGGAAATACAAACACGTTATGATTTTAAAGGAAGTAAAAGTGACGTCTCACTAGAAAAAGAAGAAATCGTTCTTATTTCTGATGACGAATTCAAATTAGATCAGCTTAAGGATGTCCTTATTAGTAAACTGATTAAAAGAAATGTTCCGACTAAAAATCTCGACTATGGAAAAATTGAACCAGCTTCAGGCGGTACTGTTCGCCAACGTGCAAAACTAGTACAAGGTATCGATAAGGACAATGCTAAGAAAATAAATAACATTATTAAAGATTTAAAAATTAAAGTGAAATCTCAAATTCAAGATGATCAAATACGTGTTTCAGGAAAAAGTAGAGATGATCTTCAACAAGTCATTGCTGCAATCAAACAAGCAGATTTACCAATTGATATCCAATTTATTAATTATCGTTAA
- the rarD gene encoding EamA family transporter RarD: MKQNSNESAIGVASALAAYGLWGVLPIYWKLLGLVSAGEILAHRIIWSLAFLIGILIVSKKVKSGIKEIKNIMADKQQSVAILLASLLISLNWFLFIWAVNNNHMVETSLGYYINPLVSVLLGIIFLKEKLTQLQMITFILAAVGVINLVLHFGSFPWVAFSLAISFGLYGLLKKFVHLGAIVGLTIETLVITPFALIYLVYIYNQTNVSVSTLSISEWLLLMGGGVATAVPLLLFATGVRRIPLSMIGFLQYIAPTLMLIIGVFVYDETFTKVHLISFIFIWLALLIFSLSNWRLFLRPHVKSTG, encoded by the coding sequence ATGAAACAAAACTCTAATGAATCAGCAATTGGGGTTGCGTCTGCGTTAGCAGCATATGGGCTTTGGGGAGTTTTACCGATTTATTGGAAGTTGTTAGGTTTGGTTTCGGCGGGTGAAATCTTGGCACATCGGATCATCTGGTCCTTAGCTTTTTTGATAGGTATTCTTATAGTGTCCAAAAAAGTTAAAAGTGGCATAAAAGAAATAAAAAATATTATGGCTGATAAGCAACAATCAGTGGCTATATTATTAGCATCTTTATTGATTAGTTTAAATTGGTTTCTATTCATTTGGGCTGTAAACAATAATCACATGGTGGAAACAAGTCTAGGGTATTACATTAATCCACTTGTAAGTGTGCTGCTCGGGATTATTTTTTTGAAAGAAAAATTAACTCAGCTACAAATGATTACGTTTATTCTAGCCGCGGTTGGAGTTATAAATTTAGTTTTACATTTTGGATCGTTCCCATGGGTGGCTTTTTCATTGGCTATCAGTTTTGGCTTATATGGTTTATTAAAAAAATTTGTACATCTAGGGGCAATCGTTGGACTAACAATTGAAACCTTAGTAATTACTCCATTTGCTCTAATATATTTAGTATATATATATAATCAAACTAATGTATCGGTTAGTACTCTTTCCATTTCTGAGTGGTTATTGTTAATGGGCGGTGGGGTTGCAACAGCTGTACCTTTGTTATTATTCGCAACAGGTGTTCGTAGAATTCCTTTGTCAATGATAGGCTTTCTGCAGTATATTGCTCCAACGCTAATGCTTATAATTGGCGTCTTTGTATATGATGAAACATTCACTAAAGTACATCTTATTTCGTTTATTTTTATTTGGTTAGCATTATTAATCTTTAGCTTATCAAATTGGCGGTTATTTTTAAGACCACATGTAAAAAGTACAGGATGA
- a CDS encoding aspartyl-phosphate phosphatase Spo0E family protein: protein MEMIKTQKDHLLLTIERSRKELIQFGLEKGFSDQNTIKLSQELDKLINQYLIMK from the coding sequence ATGGAAATGATAAAAACACAAAAGGATCATTTATTATTAACAATTGAAAGATCTCGTAAGGAGCTTATTCAATTTGGATTAGAAAAGGGCTTTTCAGACCAAAATACAATAAAGCTAAGTCAAGAATTAGATAAGCTTATTAATCAATATTTAATTATGAAATAG
- a CDS encoding SDR family oxidoreductase: MDYSSGTGQIPQHQNQQPGLETKMIPQPVSEDPNYKGSRKLQEKVAIITGGDSGIGKAVAIYFAKEGAKVVIVYLNEHEDAETTKKEVESEGGECLLLAGDIGNETFCQLIISKAVQQFGKIDIIVNNAAEQHPQTSIENISVEQLEKTFRTNVFSFFYLTKAALPHLNKGSSIINTTSVTAYKGNKQLIDYSSTKGAIVSFTRSLALSLAPQGIRVNGVAPGPIWTPLIPSTFSSEQVSKFGNDTPMKRAGQPEEVAPAYVFLGSDDSSYMTGQILHINGGLIVNG, translated from the coding sequence ATGGATTACAGTTCCGGCACAGGACAAATACCACAGCATCAAAACCAACAACCAGGTCTTGAAACTAAGATGATACCGCAACCAGTCTCAGAAGACCCTAATTATAAAGGTAGTCGAAAATTACAAGAAAAAGTTGCAATTATTACTGGTGGTGACAGTGGAATCGGAAAAGCTGTTGCAATTTATTTTGCAAAAGAAGGTGCCAAAGTAGTAATCGTCTATTTAAATGAACATGAAGATGCTGAAACCACGAAAAAAGAGGTTGAATCTGAAGGCGGTGAATGCCTACTACTTGCAGGGGATATTGGAAACGAGACCTTTTGTCAGCTAATTATATCCAAGGCTGTTCAACAGTTTGGTAAAATAGATATTATTGTAAACAATGCAGCTGAACAACATCCACAAACAAGTATTGAAAACATCTCGGTCGAACAACTGGAAAAAACATTTCGTACCAATGTATTTTCCTTCTTTTATTTAACAAAGGCTGCATTGCCACACTTAAACAAAGGCAGTTCAATTATCAATACTACTTCCGTAACAGCATATAAAGGAAATAAACAACTAATTGATTATTCCTCTACAAAAGGAGCGATTGTTTCATTCACAAGATCTCTTGCACTTTCTTTAGCACCTCAAGGAATACGAGTGAATGGTGTTGCTCCCGGTCCTATTTGGACACCTTTAATTCCTTCTACTTTTTCTAGTGAACAAGTTTCTAAATTTGGCAATGATACACCGATGAAGAGAGCAGGCCAACCCGAGGAAGTGGCACCAGCGTATGTATTTCTAGGTTCTGATGATTCTTCTTATATGACAGGGCAAATTCTTCATATTAATGGTGGCTTAATTGTAAATGGGTAA
- a CDS encoding DUF421 domain-containing protein — translation MQAWIEIILRTIGMLILLFLIARISGKKQVAQLSYFDYISRITLGGMTAVTALDLRLNYIHGILAILSWSFITYILDIIAMKSKAVRDIIDGKGTVVIKDGKVLEDNLKKEQFTTDMLLKQLRSKNAFKVADVEFAVLEPTGELNVMMKRDRQPLTLRDLNVKVQDEKEPQVVIMDGEPLNEPLATLGLSRAWLQGELNKQGVAIENVFLGQVDSFGQLTLDLFDDKIQVPKPIEKPLLLSSIKKCQADLELFALSTDNEDAKQMYHKNAKKVEEVINKIKPILQQ, via the coding sequence ATGCAGGCTTGGATAGAGATTATTCTTAGAACAATTGGTATGCTCATTCTGCTGTTTTTGATCGCTAGAATTTCCGGAAAAAAACAGGTTGCACAGTTATCCTATTTTGATTATATCTCCCGAATTACTCTTGGAGGGATGACGGCCGTAACTGCATTAGATTTGCGTTTAAATTATATACATGGTATCTTAGCGATCTTATCGTGGTCCTTTATCACTTATATTTTGGATATTATTGCTATGAAAAGTAAAGCTGTTCGCGACATCATAGACGGTAAAGGAACGGTAGTGATTAAAGATGGTAAAGTTTTAGAAGATAATTTGAAAAAAGAACAGTTTACAACAGATATGCTATTAAAACAATTGAGAAGTAAAAATGCCTTCAAAGTCGCTGATGTGGAATTTGCGGTTTTAGAGCCGACAGGTGAATTAAATGTAATGATGAAACGGGATCGTCAGCCATTAACACTAAGAGATTTAAATGTGAAAGTTCAGGATGAGAAGGAACCACAAGTTGTTATTATGGATGGTGAACCTTTAAATGAACCACTAGCAACACTTGGATTAAGCCGTGCCTGGTTACAAGGTGAATTGAATAAACAAGGTGTAGCGATAGAAAATGTATTTTTAGGTCAGGTAGATTCGTTTGGACAATTAACACTAGATTTATTCGATGATAAAATTCAAGTGCCAAAACCGATTGAAAAACCACTCTTGTTATCTTCTATTAAAAAGTGTCAAGCAGATCTCGAACTCTTTGCTTTGAGTACAGACAATGAAGATGCCAAACAAATGTACCATAAAAATGCAAAAAAAGTAGAAGAAGTAATTAATAAAATAAAACCAATTCTTCAACAGTAA
- a CDS encoding DUF1657 domain-containing protein: MTVGSQVKQCTYSLKSIEQGLLNLSLRTLDKESQAILAEASTEIKNVADDLDKRVGELELEEPQYKGL, encoded by the coding sequence ATGACAGTAGGTTCACAAGTTAAGCAATGCACATACAGTTTAAAAAGTATTGAACAAGGATTGCTCAATTTATCTTTACGGACATTGGATAAGGAATCCCAAGCAATTCTTGCCGAAGCGTCTACAGAGATTAAGAATGTTGCAGATGATTTAGACAAGCGTGTCGGAGAATTAGAATTGGAAGAACCGCAATATAAAGGTTTATAG
- the spoVAE gene encoding stage V sporulation protein AE: MAIYLWAFIIGGIICVIGQIMFDVFKLTPAHTLSSLVVVGAILDGFGLYEPLIHFAGAGATVPITSFGNALVHGAMAEAEKHGIVGVLTGMFEVTSAGISAAIVFGFIGAVLFKPKG, translated from the coding sequence ATGGCCATTTATTTGTGGGCATTTATAATAGGTGGAATTATTTGTGTAATCGGTCAAATTATGTTTGATGTTTTTAAATTGACACCAGCACATACGTTAAGTTCGCTAGTAGTTGTTGGCGCTATTTTGGATGGGTTTGGCTTATATGAACCCTTAATCCATTTTGCAGGAGCGGGAGCAACTGTACCGATTACAAGCTTTGGCAACGCGCTCGTACACGGCGCGATGGCCGAAGCGGAAAAGCATGGGATTGTTGGGGTATTAACGGGAATGTTTGAAGTAACCAGCGCTGGTATTTCCGCTGCTATTGTATTTGGATTTATTGGTGCGGTCTTATTTAAGCCTAAAGGATAA
- the spoVAD gene encoding stage V sporulation protein AD, with protein sequence MLVGHRTWIFENKPVITSTATVVGPFEGKGLLADDFDIIHDDLWLQQDSYEKAQTVLLEESCQLSIKKAGFNKEDIQFFLCGDLSNQITATSFAARTLGSPYFGLFGACSTSMEGLALSAFIVNAKGAKQVLTGAVSHNTAIEKQFRYPTEYGGQKPPTAQWTVTGAGTAVVAQDGEGPCVTSATIGKVVDMGLSDPFNMGGAMAPAAVDTIQAHLKERDIPASYYDLIVTGDLGHIGHEIAMDLLNEQGISVNGDLYKDCGLLIYREGQPVLSGASGAGCSAVVTYGHLINQMKQGALNKILVVATGALLSPISFQQKESIPCIAHAVSIET encoded by the coding sequence ATGCTCGTTGGACATCGCACTTGGATATTTGAAAATAAACCAGTTATCACATCAACTGCGACTGTGGTCGGTCCTTTTGAAGGCAAAGGATTATTGGCGGATGACTTTGATATTATACATGATGATCTATGGCTACAGCAGGATTCATATGAAAAGGCACAAACAGTATTGCTTGAGGAATCCTGTCAGCTTTCTATAAAAAAGGCTGGGTTTAATAAAGAAGATATACAATTCTTTCTCTGTGGGGATTTGAGCAATCAAATTACGGCTACTAGCTTTGCTGCTAGAACATTAGGTTCTCCTTATTTTGGTTTATTTGGTGCATGTTCGACCTCAATGGAAGGTTTAGCGCTTTCTGCATTCATAGTGAACGCTAAAGGAGCGAAACAAGTTTTAACTGGAGCGGTAAGTCATAATACTGCGATTGAAAAGCAGTTTCGTTACCCAACAGAATATGGAGGGCAAAAGCCGCCTACTGCACAATGGACTGTAACAGGTGCTGGTACAGCAGTAGTTGCTCAAGATGGTGAGGGTCCATGTGTAACTTCAGCTACAATTGGCAAAGTGGTGGATATGGGTTTATCAGACCCTTTTAATATGGGTGGAGCGATGGCGCCTGCAGCTGTTGATACGATTCAGGCACACTTAAAAGAAAGAGATATTCCCGCCTCGTATTATGATTTAATTGTAACAGGTGATCTCGGCCACATTGGGCATGAAATTGCGATGGATTTATTAAATGAACAAGGAATTAGCGTAAACGGTGATTTATATAAAGATTGTGGACTATTAATATATCGTGAAGGACAACCGGTATTATCAGGTGCAAGTGGTGCGGGGTGTTCGGCTGTTGTTACATATGGACATTTAATAAATCAAATGAAACAAGGAGCTTTGAACAAAATTTTAGTTGTGGCTACTGGAGCGTTATTATCACCGATAAGCTTTCAACAAAAAGAATCAATACCTTGTATAGCCCATGCTGTTTCAATTGAAACATAA
- the spoVAC gene encoding stage V sporulation protein AC, translated as MSNKKKKNLTPTMQQYQQFEKERETKRPVVKNCFRAFLVGGFICLIGQMISTFYMTYFNFTEQTVGNPTSATLIFITMLLTGFGVYDRFAQFAGAGTAVPVTGFGNAVISAAIEHRTEGLVLGTGGNMFKLAGSVIMFGVFSAFVVALIKTILIQWGGL; from the coding sequence ATGTCTAATAAGAAAAAGAAGAATTTAACACCTACAATGCAGCAATATCAACAGTTTGAAAAGGAGCGGGAAACCAAAAGACCGGTTGTGAAAAACTGTTTTCGTGCCTTTCTGGTAGGTGGGTTTATTTGTTTAATAGGCCAAATGATATCAACATTCTATATGACTTACTTTAATTTTACCGAGCAAACCGTCGGTAATCCGACATCTGCCACATTAATTTTTATAACGATGCTGTTAACGGGGTTTGGTGTTTACGATCGTTTCGCCCAATTTGCAGGGGCAGGTACAGCTGTACCTGTAACTGGTTTTGGTAATGCAGTTATTTCCGCTGCCATTGAACACCGTACAGAGGGACTGGTGCTTGGTACCGGTGGTAACATGTTTAAATTAGCTGGTTCGGTTATTATGTTTGGAGTCTTTTCTGCATTCGTAGTTGCATTAATTAAAACAATTTTAATACAGTGGGGTGGATTGTAA
- a CDS encoding YhcN/YlaJ family sporulation lipoprotein: MTICRVLILFITIISTFWLAGCNYFNGNAQPEPMVFEEPVKISTSQQEKYEQIDVDKVLNSKKEIKDIRSVTHKDDVVVALELVHWYTFQSKKLADRFKKDLEKEWPDKKFEVTTDHKIFIELEKLQNEINNDDLSKKEIGKKLDKINKLSKEQT; encoded by the coding sequence TTGACTATATGCCGCGTATTGATCTTATTTATAACTATTATTTCTACCTTTTGGCTAGCTGGTTGTAATTATTTTAATGGTAATGCACAGCCTGAACCAATGGTTTTTGAAGAACCGGTTAAAATAAGTACATCTCAGCAGGAAAAATATGAGCAGATAGATGTTGATAAAGTTCTTAATTCGAAAAAAGAGATAAAAGACATCCGCTCGGTAACTCACAAGGATGACGTGGTCGTGGCACTTGAACTAGTCCATTGGTATACTTTTCAATCGAAAAAGTTGGCAGATCGATTTAAGAAGGACCTAGAAAAGGAATGGCCGGATAAGAAATTTGAAGTAACCACAGATCATAAAATTTTTATAGAGTTGGAGAAACTTCAAAATGAAATAAATAATGATGATCTTTCAAAAAAAGAAATTGGGAAAAAGCTTGATAAAATTAATAAACTCTCAAAAGAACAAACATAA
- a CDS encoding DUF1657 domain-containing protein, whose translation MTVAQQVKQTLAGLKAAQASFETFALQTQNESAKQMYQNAAQQTQTLVDSVNARVQELESEEPQYKS comes from the coding sequence ATGACAGTTGCACAACAAGTAAAACAAACATTAGCAGGACTAAAGGCAGCGCAAGCTAGCTTTGAAACGTTTGCATTACAAACACAAAACGAATCTGCTAAACAGATGTACCAAAATGCAGCGCAACAAACGCAAACGTTGGTGGATTCCGTAAATGCTCGTGTACAAGAGCTAGAAAGTGAAGAGCCACAATATAAAAGCTAA
- a CDS encoding ammonium transporter: MINKIIALSLGLLSVGTVAYAAEPTVESVVTSLNMAWVMIGTFLVFFMHAGFAMVESGFTRSKNALNILMKNFLTMSIGAVLYYLIGYGFMFGSSANGFIGTDGFLLGGHEDQIGFFVFQAVFAATCATIISGAVAERIKISAYVLIVLFMVGIIYPVVGHWVWGGGWLSKLGFVDFAGSTVVHLTGALGAVIAVMFLGARLGKYNKGEINVIPGHNIPLGALGVFILWFGWFGFNGGSSLAADPELVPHVVTTTLLSASMGVISTAFYSHLKYKRIDASLTLNGALAGLVGITAGTANVSFVGAMIIGLVAGVILIEAVELIDRVFRLDDPVGAIAVHGVCGAWGTIAVGLFAMEGGLFYGGGAMLLGVQAIGVFAVIIWTCLSTTVALFIITRFMSIRVSREEEISGLDFAEHGSSAYETTKSIFNENYSDATSNFGAGLISRLENINKQTESKIS, encoded by the coding sequence ATGATAAACAAAATTATTGCATTGTCATTAGGTCTTTTATCTGTCGGTACTGTTGCCTATGCAGCAGAACCTACGGTAGAATCTGTTGTAACATCACTTAACATGGCTTGGGTTATGATTGGAACGTTTTTAGTATTTTTTATGCATGCTGGATTTGCGATGGTTGAAAGTGGGTTTACTCGTTCAAAAAATGCATTGAACATTTTAATGAAAAACTTTCTAACAATGTCAATTGGAGCAGTTCTTTATTATCTGATAGGATATGGATTTATGTTTGGCTCATCAGCAAATGGTTTTATTGGAACAGATGGCTTTTTATTAGGAGGTCATGAAGACCAAATTGGGTTCTTTGTTTTCCAAGCGGTATTTGCTGCCACTTGTGCAACAATTATTTCCGGTGCAGTAGCAGAACGCATTAAGATTAGTGCTTATGTATTAATAGTTTTATTTATGGTTGGTATTATATATCCGGTTGTAGGCCATTGGGTTTGGGGGGGTGGCTGGTTATCAAAACTGGGATTTGTTGATTTTGCTGGTTCTACTGTTGTTCACTTGACTGGGGCATTAGGTGCAGTTATTGCAGTTATGTTTTTAGGTGCACGGCTTGGTAAATATAATAAAGGTGAAATTAATGTTATTCCAGGTCACAATATACCATTAGGTGCGTTAGGTGTATTCATTCTTTGGTTTGGTTGGTTCGGTTTTAACGGAGGAAGTTCGTTAGCAGCCGATCCTGAGCTTGTACCACATGTTGTCACAACAACATTACTATCTGCATCAATGGGGGTTATTTCAACTGCCTTTTACTCCCATTTAAAGTATAAAAGAATTGATGCATCATTAACATTAAATGGAGCTTTAGCAGGTCTTGTTGGGATTACAGCTGGGACTGCAAATGTATCGTTCGTTGGAGCTATGATTATTGGTTTAGTAGCAGGTGTTATTTTAATAGAGGCTGTAGAGTTGATTGATAGAGTGTTTAGATTAGATGATCCTGTTGGAGCAATTGCAGTACATGGTGTATGTGGGGCTTGGGGTACAATTGCAGTTGGTTTGTTCGCAATGGAAGGTGGTTTATTTTATGGTGGCGGGGCAATGTTGCTTGGTGTTCAAGCAATAGGAGTATTTGCAGTTATTATTTGGACTTGTCTAAGTACAACGGTTGCATTATTTATTATCACGCGTTTTATGTCCATTCGTGTTAGTCGTGAAGAAGAAATTTCAGGTCTTGATTTTGCAGAACATGGTTCAAGTGCGTATGAAACAACAAAGAGTATCTTTAATGAAAATTACTCAGATGCAACATCGAATTTTGGTGCAGGCTTAATTTCACGTTTAGAAAATATAAACAAGCAAACTGAGTCTAAGATCAGCTAA
- a CDS encoding P-II family nitrogen regulator translates to MKKIETIIRPEAFSTLRHNLDEFGINGLTVSEVAGCGLQKGQEGIFRGNRYEIKLYPKIKVEMVVEDIQVDSVIDIIISSCATGQVGDGKIFISTVEEVIRIRTGEHGNAALA, encoded by the coding sequence ATGAAAAAGATTGAAACGATAATTAGGCCGGAAGCATTTTCAACATTGAGACATAATTTAGATGAATTTGGAATTAATGGATTAACTGTTTCAGAAGTAGCGGGTTGTGGTTTGCAAAAAGGCCAAGAAGGTATTTTTAGGGGCAATCGTTATGAAATAAAACTTTACCCTAAGATAAAAGTAGAAATGGTTGTTGAGGATATTCAGGTTGATAGTGTAATTGACATCATCATCTCGAGTTGTGCTACAGGTCAGGTTGGGGACGGAAAAATATTCATTTCAACAGTGGAAGAGGTAATAAGAATAAGAACGGGAGAGCACGGAAACGCAGCATTAGCTTAA